A stretch of Plasmodium chabaudi chabaudi strain AS genome assembly, chromosome: 14 DNA encodes these proteins:
- a CDS encoding DNA gyrase subunit B, putative, giving the protein MKGGLAKFLSLAILTITYLLQQTKCKQNTYINNLRVKDGNSLNFLKSKLNAEEASGYFSKYDRSLFSHLRKKKHKTGTNYMFLKSLQPINNKKEELNKTVKKNSKHSFRCNNYDAKDIVILEGLEAVRKRPGMYIGNTDSKGLHQILFEIVDNAVDEYNNHECNQIKVIIHNDESVTIEDNGRGIPCDIHEKTKKSALETVLTVLHSGAKFLDDDTNMVVEEEKGKQKKTKKDVQETGNANVSNNSKGTDTSVDGTKENKDKNKTNESLQKYKYSSGLHGVGLSVSNALSTFMKVNVFRDNKIYNIELEKGKVVKELNVQDCPIKKRGTQIHYKPDNTIFKTNIKHNSEFIKNRLHQLAYLNDKLTFYFYDERNSNKGNNDNVSENGENNSYNKLDNYDYEIIKHEGGLDEYMEKLTKNKTNLFKVNNKVISISCFQKNIHVDLKLKWVTNQYNENILSFVNNVNTIDGGTHVDAMKYAISRSINYNVKKNESIKNFVNIPGEYIREGLTAILSIKMNNPEFEGQTKTKLGSYYLKPILESIIFEKLSEVFDFEPNLLNTIYLKALQAKKSDEEAKAARDLIRSKNNQYYSTILPGKLVDCISDDISKNEIFIVEGDSAAGSAKQARNREIQAILPLKGKILNVEKIKNNKKIFENVELKSLITAIGLNVNYDNNKTGKSNTNKRNDNKDIKKNNFIDNSLRYGKIIIMTDADVDGEHICILLLTFLYRFQKEIIENGNVYVACPPLYKVTYNKFFDNNIKDRVISKFNVTTKASKYIIHTYSDSELNELLALLDMDKAQTFENKNNLKKRKKENFINGQGKLNATNEDENNANFDSQNDQDTSEQNQTNSFINNDMPFSSSKKYEIQRFKGLGEMMADQLWSTTMDPQVRKLIRVTVSDAIKANNLINSLMGEDSKSRKDFIIKNSSSN; this is encoded by the coding sequence ATGAAAGGCGGACTGGCAAAGTTCCTCTCTCTTGCAATCCTTActataacatatttattacagCAAACTAAGTGTAAacaaaatacatatattaataatttgagAGTGAAAGATGGGAATagtttgaattttttaaaatcaaaattaaatgCAGAAGAAGCGTCTGGGTacttttcaaaatatgataGAAGTTTATTTTCCCACctcagaaaaaaaaaacacaaaacAGGAACAAactatatgtttttaaaaagctTGCAGccaattaataataaaaaggagGAATTGAATAAAACtgtaaagaaaaatagTAAGCATAGTTTTCGttgtaataattatgatgcAAAAGATATTGTAATATTAGAAGGATTAGAAGCTGTTCGGAAAAGACCTGGAATGTATATAGGAAACACCGATTCAAAAGGTTTGCAccaaatattatttgaaattGTTGATAATGCAGTagatgaatataataatcatgAATGCAATCAAATTAAAGTTATAATACACAATGATGAAAGTGTAACTATTGAGGATAATGGAAGAGGTATACCTTGTGACATCCAtgagaaaacaaaaaaatctGCTCTTGAAACAGTATTAACGGTATTACATTCTGGGGCAAAATTTTTAGATGATGATACAAATATGGTAGTggaagaagaaaaaggaaaacaaaaaaaaacgaaaaaagaCGTGCAAGAAACTGGAAATGCCAATGTAAGTAATAATTCTAAGGGAACTGATACTTCTGTAGACGGAacaaaggaaaataaagataaaaacaaaacaaatgagagtttacaaaaatataaatattcatctGGATTGCATGGTGTGGGTTTATCTGTATCTAATGCGTTAAGCACATTTATGAAAGTAAATGTTTTTagagataataaaatttataacattGAGTTGGAAAAGGGAAAAGTAGtaaaagaattaaatgTGCAAGATTGcccaattaaaaaaagaggaACACAAATACATTATAAACCTgataatacaatttttaaaacaaatataaaacataatagtgaatttataaaaaatagattaCATCAGTTAgcttatttaaatgataagttaactttttatttttatgatgaaagaaattcaaataaaggTAACAATGATAATGTTTCAGAAAATGgtgaaaataattcttACAATAAGCTAGATAATTATgattatgaaataataaaacatgaAGGAGGGTTAGATgaatatatggaaaaattaacaaaaaataaaacaaaccTGTTCAAGGTTAACAACAAAGTTATTAGTATAAGTTgctttcaaaaaaatatacatgttgatttaaaattaaaatgggTAACAAatcaatataatgaaaatatcttaagttttgtaaataatgtaaatacAATAGATGGAGGTACACATGTTGATGCAATGAAATATGCAATAAGTAGAAgcattaattataatgtcaaaaaaaatgaatcgataaaaaattttgtaaatataccAGGTGAATATATAAGAGAAGGTTTAACAGCTATTTTGTccataaaaatgaataaccCGGAATTTGAAGGACAgacaaaaacaaaattaggttcttattatttaaaaccGATATTAGaaagtattatttttgaaaaattatcagAAGTATTTGATTTCGAACCAAACTTAttaaatacaatatatttaaaagcgTTACAGGCAAAAAAAAGTGATGAAGAGGCAAAAGCAGCTCGAGATTTAATAcgatcaaaaaataatcaatatTATTCAACAATATTGCCAGGGAAATTAGTAGATTGTATTTCTGATGATATaagtaaaaatgaaatatttattgtagAAGGAGATAGTGCAGCGGGTAGTGCCAAACAAGCACGAAACAGAGAAATTCAAGCCATATTGCCATTAAAAgggaaaatattaaatgttgaaaaaattaaaaataataaaaaaatattcgaaAATGTTGAATTAAAATCATTAATTACGGCTATTGGGTTAAATGTcaattatgataataacAAAACTGGAAAAtctaatacaaataaacgaaatgataataaagatataaaaaaaaataattttattgataATTCTTTAAGATAtgggaaaataattattatgacTGATGCAGATGTGGATGGGGAACATATTTGTATTCTTCttcttacatttttatataggtTTCAAAAAGAAATCATAGAAAATGGTAATGTATATGTTGCTTGTCCACCTTTATATAAAgttacatataataaattttttgataacaatataaaagacCGTGTAATAAGCAAATTTAATGTTACTACAAAAgcttcaaaatatattatacatacatattcaGATTCCGAACTTAATGAGTTATTAGCTTTATTAGACATGGATAAAGCCCAAacttttgaaaataaaaacaatttgaaaaaaagaaagaaagaaaattttatcaatGGACAAGGAAAACTTAATGCAACTAAtgaagatgaaaataatgcaaaTTTTGATTCACAGAATGACCAAGATACTTCTGAACAGAATCAAACAAATTCCTTTATAAATAACGATATGCCATTTAGctcttcaaaaaaatatgaaatacaACGATTTAAAGGCTTAGGGGAAATGATGGCTGATCAGTTGTGGAGTACCACAATGGATCCTCAAGTTAGAAAATTAATCAGAGTCACAGTAAGTGATGCGATTAAAGCcaataatttgataaattcATTAATGGGTGAAGATTCAAAGTCTCGAAaagattttattataaaaaattcaagtTCGAATTGA